The Nerophis lumbriciformis linkage group LG04, RoL_Nlum_v2.1, whole genome shotgun sequence genome contains the following window.
CCACAACTTTTCTGTCATATTTTCCCAAAAGTTGAATGTGTAGACGAGCATTAAAACATGACTATAACAACAAATGTAATGATGACATATGTGTAGACTGGAAAGTGACTCACGGAAATCTGTTTGTACAGACAAAGAAGACAAGGAGACTATAAACATCACAGAGTACTTCAATGTGGCCGAGACCGAAGAAACACTTCCAACAAAGTCGGCGGTGGACCCTGCTAACAATCCAACAACCAAAGTGATGGACGCTGATACAACATCGTTCACAAAGGCCACCGAAGCAAAGGAGGTAAAAATACTGGTCATACTATTACTGCTGCTGAAAGCCTTTATACTCATTTTTAACGGCTGTTTGTCCCTTTTTAGGTGTCGGATAAGGACCTGGTTGCTGATTCGGTCACTCATTCTCCCAGTCTGAGCACCACCTCTGAGCCCGACAGCCCGAAAGAGACAGAGGAGGACAACAGCCTGGATAGGTGGGACGACTCCTCCAAAACCAAAGTcaaagacaacaaagacgacgatGGAGTTCTGACCAATGAGATCCCCGATGGTCGTGGCAGCAGAATATTTTACTCTCCTGATGACGTAACATCTGAGAGCATGTGGGAGAGGACGGAGGTGCTGGCAGGTAAGCACATATTACATCAAGTAGGCTACTCTCACAGGAAAGAATCCAGAATGTAACATTTCACTTCTTTCCTGCAGCGGTGATAGCATGCGTGGTGGTTGGATTGCTCTGTGCCATCTCTCTGCTGATCCTCCTCGCCTAC
Protein-coding sequences here:
- the LOC133600339 gene encoding uncharacterized protein encodes the protein MRTLWLLFLVGLAISEKMLVLSQSHSFIGDDIYIEDQTSGDLPIDDEDGYDYGSGSGSGDYDKEDKETINITEYFNVAETEETLPTKSAVDPANNPTTKVMDADTTSFTKATEAKEVSDKDLVADSVTHSPSLSTTSEPDSPKETEEDNSLDRWDDSSKTKVKDNKDDDGVLTNEIPDGRGSRIFYSPDDVTSESMWERTEVLAAVIACVVVGLLCAISLLILLAYRMKKKDEGSYDLGDNKLSTAAYQKAPSKEFYA